In Tenebrio molitor chromosome 8, icTenMoli1.1, whole genome shotgun sequence, a genomic segment contains:
- the ND-ASHI gene encoding NADH dehydrogenase [ubiquinone] 1 beta subcomplex subunit 8, mitochondrial, whose amino-acid sequence MSSLIKSAKLARFCLRTNPVLATAIRHHWNEDYKPGLYPRTEEERLKAAERYGLHPSEYKPYQNDGMGYGDYPELPNISGDSKDPFYPWDNPELKRNFNEPLHAEFDLMREDRYNVSAQLRYPMWMQWLQFLGVMFGTFAVYAILENFKMFHPLTPRQYPGDGKVHYTFEPEE is encoded by the exons ATGTCTTCGCTGATAAAATCGGCTAAACTAGCTCGATTCTGCTTGCGAACCAACCCCGTGTTGGCCACAGCGATTCGCCACC ACTGGAACGAGGACTACAAGCCAGGCCTGTACCCCCGAACCGAGGAGGAACGGCTCAAAGCGGCGGAACGCTACGGCTTGCACCCTTCTGAGTACAAACCCTACCAAAACGACGGAATGGGATACGGTGACTACCCCGAGCTGCCCAATATTTCCGGCGACTCCAAAGACCCGTTCTACCCCTGGGACAACCCCGAGTTGAAACGCAACTTCAACGAACCA CTGCACGCCGAATTTGACTTGATGAGGGAGGACAGGTACAACGTGAGCGCTCAACTTAGATATCCCATGTGGATGCAGTGGCTCCAGTTCCTGGGAGTGATGTTTGGTACTTTTGCTGTTTATGCTATTCTAGAAAATTTCAAGATGTTCCATCCGCTCACTCCAAGACAGTACCCTGGAGATGGTAAAGTACACTACACTTTTGAGCCAGAAGAATAA
- the cm gene encoding AP-3 complex subunit mu-1, whose translation MIHSLFIINSSGDVFLEKHWRSVISRSVCDYYLEAQRANPNDIAPVIATPHHYLISVQRGGVSFVAVCMEEIPPLFVIEFLHRVVDTFQDYFSDCTESIIKENYVVIYELLDEMLDNGFPLATESNILKELIKPPNILRTIANTVTGKTNVSGVLPTGQLSNIPWRRTGVKYTNNEAYFDVIEEVDAIIDKSGATVFAEIQGYIDCCIKLSGMPDLTLSFMNPRLFDDVSFHPCVRFKRWEAERVLSFIPPDGNFRLISYHISSQSVVAIPIYVRHNLSIKTGEQGRLDLTVGPKQTLGRTVEGVKIEVLMPKCILNCVLTANQGKYNFDPVSKILHWDIGRIDVTKLPNIRGSVSIASGSNTAEINPSINVHFTINQLAVSGLKVNRLDMYGEKYKPFKGVKYITKAGRFQIRM comes from the exons ATGATTCACAGTTTGTTTATTATAAACTCTTCGGG TGATGTGTTCCTTGAAAAGCACTGGCGCAGCGTCATATCTAGGTCGGTATGTGATTATTATTTGGAGGCCCAAAGGGCCAACCCCAACGATATAGCACCCGTGATAGCGACCCCACACCACTACTTAATATCGGTACAACGAGGGGGCGTCAGTTTTGTCGCGGTCTGCATGGAAGAGATCCCGCCGCTTTTCGTCATAGAATTTTTGCATCGCGTTGTAGACACATTCCAA GACTATTTTTCCGACTGCACAGAGTCCATAATCAAAGAGAATTACGTCGTGATTTATGAG CTTTTAGATGAAATGTTAGATAATGGGTTTCCTTTGGCGACGGAGAGCAACATTCTGAAGGAATTGATCAAGCCACCGAATATCCTAAGGACTATTGCGAATACCGTGACGGGAAAAACAAA CGTGAGTGGAGTGTTGCCAACTGGTCAACTCTCAAACATTCCTTGGCGACGCACCGGTGTCAAATACACCAACAATGAAGCCTACTTCGACGTGATAGAAGAAGTGGACGCGATCATAGACAAATCCGGTGCTACGGTATTCGCGGAGATCCAAGGCTAC ATCGACTGTTGCATAAAACTGAGCGGCATGCCCGACCTGACGCTCTCCTTCATGAACCCCCGCCTCTTCGACGACGTTAGCTTCCACCCGTGCGTCCGCTTCAAGAGATGGGAGGCCGAACGAGTCCTCTCCTTCATCCCTCCCGACGGCAATTTCCGCCTCATCTCGTACCACATCAGTAGCCAGAGCGTCGTGGCGATCCCCATCTACGTCCGCCACAATCTCTCGATCAAGACCGGAGAACAAGGCCGACTGGATCTGACGGTGGGGCCCAAACAGACTCTGGGACGGACGGTGGAAGGGGTGAAAATCGAGGTACTGATGCCGAAATGCATCCTGAACTGCGTCCTCACGGCCAACCAGGGGAAGTACAACTTCGATCCGGTGTCGAAGATCTTGCACTGGGACATCGGGAGGATAGACGTGACGAAGTTGCCCAACATCAGAGGCAGC GTTTCCATCGCGAGCGGTTCCAACACCGCCGAGATAAATCCCTCGATTAATGTGCATTTTACCATCAATCAGCTGGCCGTAAGCGGATTGAAAGTCAACAGACTGGACATGTACGGAGAGAAGTACAAGCCTTTTAAAGGAGTCAAGTATATTACGAAAGCCGGACGGTTCCAAATAAGAATGTAA